The sequence below is a genomic window from Saccopteryx leptura isolate mSacLep1 chromosome 3, mSacLep1_pri_phased_curated, whole genome shotgun sequence.
TCCTTTTCTCTTgtcccaccccccagccccagtGGTCTAACTGGTTCCCAACAAAAACACCCTAAGAATGAGCTCACAGAGAGGCTGCCGCCTCCACACACCCCGCCCCACACACCGGCGGAAGTGGGTGCTCCAGCTCCAGGTCACACGGCCAGGGGGTCTGGGCCAGGGTCTCCAGGGCCCTGGGGTGGCGAGGGCTGGCCAGGTGGgctggagcggggggggggggcagccacgAGCCAGCTGTTTGCCCTCTTTTAGTTAGTCACCTGGGGTTTTGGAGTTGTCCTCAGGGCTGAGAACAGGCAAAGGTAGACTAGAATGTTCTCAGTTGAAGGCTGGCCAGGATGGGTGTGGGACCGGGAGCTGGCTGGAAGGAGGAGGGTAGGGAGGCAGAGGGCTGGCAGGTGGCTCGAAAGGGAGCTGGCTGGGAGGGGTCCTGCTGGCCGGAGCGGCGCAGAGGCTGAGAGGCTGGCTTGCCTGGCTTTGGCAATGACTTCCCCAATCAGGCCTGTCCCCCGGGAGCAGCAATGTCCGTGCAGGTGGCCGCCCCCGGCAGCATGGGGCTAGGCCCAGAACCCTTGAGCCCTGAGGAGCTGGTGCGGCAGACACGACAAGTGGTTCAGGGGCTGGAGGCCCTCCGTGCGGAGCACCGTGGTCTGGCAGGGCACCTGGCGGAGGCCCTGGCAGGACCGGGCCTGGTGGCTGGCACAGAACTGCTGGAAGAAAAGCAGCAGGTGGTGAGCCACTCGCTGGAAGCCATCGAGCTGGGGCTGGGCGAGGCCCAGGTATGAGGGGTTCAGCTCTGGTGGGGAGACTCAGATCTGGGGGGAAGCCCAGGGAGGCGGGCCAGGTGTGTGGGGAGGGGCCAGGCTGGGGTAGGTGAGCCCTGGGGAGCCAGATCTGGAAAGGAGAGGCCCCCCAGACAGCACTGGGGGGGGACTTGAATGTGACAGGAACCCCTGAAGCAGACGGGATCCTTTTATAGAACTGTGGGTCCTGGAAAACTTGAGGGTACATGGGTAGGACATGAAGTCCTGGACATAATTTGAGAACCTGAGTGAAATCAGAAGGACCCCTGAGTAGGATTTGGCTATGTCCCTGGGAGGCCTCTGGGCATCCTTGCAGCCACACTGGAGGGCTCTCTGCAGAATCTGGGGGGTCCCGGATAGAATAGGGATGCTCTGGCTTGGCTTGAGGTgctgggctggggcggggcctgTCTGGCAGGGTAGGGACCAGGCCCCTGACTCTCAACCCGCAACCCGCGGCAGGTGCTGTTGGCCCTGTCTGCGCATGTGGGTGCACTGGAGGCTGAGAAGCAGCGGCTGCGAGCGCAGGCCCGGCGGCTGGCCCAGGAGAATGCGTGGctgcgggaggagctggaggagacACAGCGGCGGCTGCGCACCAGTGAGGAGGCCGTGGCCcagctggaggaggagaagggccaCCTGGAGTTCCTGGGGCAGCTGCGGCAGTATGACCCACCTGCGGAGAGCCAGGTGCTCAGGGCCCTGCGAGGTGGGGGCCGCGGTGCGCTCGGGGGCCCGACCCTCCTTAGGTACCCCATTCCCCCCCAGCCTTCCCTGAGCCCCATGCTCTAGGCCCTCCAAGAAACCACCAACCCACTCGAACTTCTGCGGAAGCCCTCTGCTGTTCCACCGCAGCCTGAATCCTCCCCAGGTCCTCAGGAGACCCCTGAGGCCCATGACCATCATCAGCCCCCTCAAACCCTGAGACTTGGGACCCCCTCTCTGAAATTCACTCCCAGCCCTCATGACTCCTCACTTTTCTGTTCTCCCACAGCAGCCCGAGTCCCCACCTCGTCGAGACAGCCTGGCCTCCCTGTTCCCcagtgaggaggaggaaaggaaaggtggATGTGGGGGAGCACATGACCGGGGGTGACCGGGGAGCTTGGCCATGGAGGGCgaaaggctgaggctgaggctggggagGGACGACTGGACCCCCGTCTCTGAGCAGGGGACGGAGGTCAGAGCTGGGTGTCAGATGAAGCAGGTGGCAGTAGGGGGTGACAGTGGGCAACTGAGGCTGGAAGGCGTGAAACCTGGCAGGTGGGTGCCTGTGTTCACATCCCGTGGGCCAGTTCAATGCTGAGATTCCAGTCTCAGTAGTCAGTCAGGCCCTGTGGACACAGGGGTCAGTTGGACAGCGAGGCAGCCCTAGCTGTGTGGTGGCTATGTCCCCTCGTGTGAGGCTGGAGGGGTAGGAGACCTGCAGTGACTAGGTACCTACAACCTCCAGGCCCTGAGGTGGCGGGGGCCGCAGCCGCTCAACAGGGCGGCTATGAGATCCCGGCCCGCCTTCGGACCCTGCACAACCTCGTGATCCAGTATGCGGGGCAGGGCCGCTATGAGGTTGCCGTGCCACTGTGCCGTCAGGCCTTAGAGGACCTGGAGCGGAGTTCAGGCCACTGCCACCCCGATGTGGCCACCATGCTCAACATCCTGGCACTGGTGTACCGGTGAGGGCTGCAGCTGGCTGGGCTGCAAGGGCTGGAGGGGCAGCAGGGGTGGAACCATTGTTGGGTGGAAGATGGGGGACCCTCGTATCCTGCTCTGTCAACATGGGGCACAGGGGTAGTGGTGGGTGGGGGAAGAGATCTGGGGAGGCCACTTCAACCAAAGCAGAGAGGCATCAGGGAGTGTGGGTGACAGAGACCTCAATAGAGTGGGGATGATCCCTGGAGTGGCCAGAGGTTTGGCAGTGATCTGGAGGTGCAGGGACCCTGTGGTAGCCTTGGGGTATGGGGAGACCCAGAAGGGACCCCAAAGGGTGCCACCTATGCCTGGCTCAGCCAGGTCCCTGAGCCTGCTGGAATTAGCCTGGCCCTGGCTGACCGTCTCCATCCCTGGGCTGCCCCACAGGGACCAGAACAAGTACAAAGAAGCTACAGACCTTCTCCATGACGCCCTGCAGATCCGGGAACAGACAATGGGCCCTGAGCACCCTGCAGTGAGTGGggccctgggagggagggagggctgggggctgTGCCTTCTTCCGCTTGACCTGCCTCCCCCGACCCCACAGGTGGCTGCCACCCTCAACAACCTGGCTGTCCTCTATGGAAAGCGTGGGCGGTACCGGGAGGCAGAGCCCCTATGCCAGCGTGCTCTGGAGATCCGTGAGAAGgtcctgccctctgcccagcccaACTCCCCTGTCCTGAGACCCTTCCCATTTGATCCTGCTCAGTTCTGTGGCTCTCAAGTGACCCTGATCCCATGCTATCCTGATTTGTTCTTGGGACCATTGACCTTTTATGTCCTTCTCACAGGATGTTAATGAGCCAACAATTTAAGCCTAGAGCACCATTCCCATGACCCACCATACTGTCCTTCCCTGACCTGTTTGACTTTGACTCCTGACTCGCCTCTCCTCATATAACTCACTTCACATACCCCCACCCTGGCACAACCTCCTCCTTAATCTACCATTTTACCTTGTATCCCAAGGCCAAGGTGGTTTCTGGACCGCCATCATCTCGACTGTGACGAACCTCTAACTTGTATAACTTCTGCCCTCCAGTCCAACCTCATGTAATTCTCCACTCCAGCCCTGTAATCCCTGATTTGTGACCCCTGTTATGGCTGCTGGCATCATGTGGCCTGCCAATCCTGGATATCCCTAATGACATGTGACCCCATGAACCCCTAGGTCCTGGGTGCCGACCACCCGGATGTGGCCAAGCAGCTCAACAACCTGGCCCTGCTCTGCCAGAACCAGGGCAAGTTTGAGGAGATGGAGCAGCACTATGCCCGAGCCCTGAGCATTTACGAAGCCCTGGGTGGGCCTCATGACCCAAATGTGGCCAAGACCAAGAACAACCTGGTGAGGGTGCAGTGGTCcctgcggtgtgtgtgtgtgtgtggggggggactgaTAGGTCAGGTGCTGGGGAAGCACCCTTGCTTTAAGGGTGGGATGCCAGAGGCCAGGAGTGCCCCCTGCCAGGCCCCATGGAGAAGGCATTTCCCCAGACTCTGTCTCAGCTGGGCCCTGACTGGTGGGATGCTCAACACAGAGGCCATGGGAGTGAGAAAGCAGGAAAGTGGTGGCAGCCAGAGAGCATCCCAAGTGAAAGATGCTTCTCCAGGAGCAGATGACAGCATTAGACCTTTATTGAGCTCAGTCTTTCCCTGTGCCATGTTTCTTAAAGGACCCTGTGAGGTAGATATTCTAGTagcccccattttgcagatgaggaaactgaggcacagaggttgtcaCCAGCCTAAGGTAGAACAGAAAACAGGCTGGGCCCGCAAGCCCCCTGCCCTGGGTCACCTAGGCAGGAAGTGGTGGGGCCAGGCTCCAAGCTCTGCTGGGGGCCAAGGCCTGGAGGGGGAGTAGGGCTGAGGAGGATGTGCCGGGATACAGTGCTGGGAGTTCCCAAGGTCAAGCCCCATCACccggctgtgccccccccccccccccgcaggcctTAGCCTACCTGAAACAGAACAAGTACCAGCAAGCAGAAGAGCTGTACAAAGAAATCCTCAGCAGGGAGCACCTGCCCGCCCCTCTCGGTGAGCCCccagtccctcccctcccctcaggaGGCTTTTCAGTGTCCCCACCACAACATCCCTTCTATTCCCCAGGATCCCCCAACACAGACGCAGCTGGTGATGCAGGACAGGTAAGGGTGGACTTGGCTTTGGCTTCCAGGGTGGGAATGGGGACTGGGTGGGGCATGGGGCTGACTGATGTCCCCTGGCCTCCCCAGGTCCGGAGACGGAGCAGCTCTCTCTCCGCCAAGTTGCGTGAATCTATCCGGCGTGGAAGTGAGAAGCTGGTGTCCCGTTTCAGAAGCGAGGGGGCCACAGCAGCAGCTGGGTGAGTGTTGGATCAGGTCAGTGAAGAGCCCCCGATATCcgcagcccctccctgtcccacTTAAAGCCTTCCATGGCTTGTCTCCCCTGTGACACATCAGACTGGGTGCCGGAGTCTTCCCCGGGTTGGAAGCGGGCACCCCTGGACTCACTGGCTCCCTCTGCAGGATGAAGAGAGCTGTGTCCCTCAACACGCTGTACATGGATGGTGCAAGGGCCGCCAGGACCCAGGTGAGGGGGAGACAGGGCACGCAGGCCAAGGATGGAAGGGGGGCCATGCTGACAGGCCCAGAggcgaggggagggagaggacaagCTGGCATCAGGAACCAGGGGTCAGTAGGATGGAAAGGACCCAAGGACACACGGATGGGTTTTACTTGGGGGTGGAGGTAGCAGGCTCGGCGTGCGGGAGAAGGACGATGGCAGCCAGGCTGCTGCGGGAAGCTCTGGTGGCAGCTGGAGCAGTGGGGTCCTGCCTCTCACCTCCCTCCAATCcccctttctgcctgtccctaGCTCCCCAGCCGGCACCTGAGTCAAGCCTCTCGGACCCTCAGCACCAGCACCCAGGACCTGGGCCCCCGTTGAAGTTTACAGGACCACGTGGCTGTAGCTTCCTGGGGAGAGTGGGAGAAGGGTGGGCACAGGGAAGCCCTTCTGTCTCCCTGCCTGCTCCCTACCTCCGGGGCACACCTGGTGTACTGGGCTGCCCCCTCTTCCCACAATTAAAGGCTGTAGATTTGGCTGCCAGGACTGTCTGCCTGCAGTTTCCTCTCTGCAGGGCCTTCCAGGGCCTCCCTGAGGCCCCTCTGAGCCCCTGGGACCCGGCCAGGTAAGACTCCGGAGTCACCAGGAACACCTTTTATGGCCCTGCCCCCTTGGCCTATAGCTGCTGTGCAATCTGCTCGATCCTCCGCAGGGTCTCCTCCGACTCCAGCTGTTCCAGGCTGAGCAGGGACAGGCCCAGCTGATCCTCCTGGAGGGGAGGGACAAAGAAGGAGGGGTcagccaggggctgggagacAGCTGCTGCACTTCCTCACACGCCCCCATGAGGAAAGCGGGTCCACAGTG
It includes:
- the KLC3 gene encoding kinesin light chain 3 isoform X6; this translates as MSVQVAAPGSMGLGPEPLSPEELVRQTRQVVQGLEALRAEHRGLAGHLAEALAGPGLVAGTELLEEKQQVVSHSLEAIELGLGEAQVLLALSAHVGALEAEKQRLRAQARRLAQENAWLREELEETQRRLRTSEEAVAQLEEEKGHLEFLGQLRQYDPPAESQQPESPPRRDSLASLFPSEEEERKGPEVAGAAAAQQGGYEIPARLRTLHNLVIQYAGQGRYEVAVPLCRQALEDLERSSGHCHPDVATMLNILALVYRDQNKYKEATDLLHDALQIREQTMGPEHPAVAATLNNLAVLYGKRGRYREAEPLCQRALEIREKVLGADHPDVAKQLNNLALLCQNQGKFEEMEQHYARALSIYEALGGPHDPNVAKTKNNLALAYLKQNKYQQAEELYKEILSREHLPAPLGSPNTDAAGDAGQVRRRSSSLSAKLRESIRRGSEKLVSRFRSEGATAAAGMKRAVSLNTLYMDGARAARTQLPSRHLSQASRTLSTSTQDLGPR
- the KLC3 gene encoding kinesin light chain 3 isoform X2, yielding MSVQVAAPGSMGLGPEPLSPEELVRQTRQVVQGLEALRAEHRGLAGHLAEALAGPGLVAGTELLEEKQQVVSHSLEAIELGLGEAQVLLALSAHVGALEAEKQRLRAQARRLAQENAWLREELEETQRRLRTSEEAVAQLEEEKGHLEFLGQLRQYDPPAESQQPESPPRRDSLASLFPSEEEERKGPEVAGAAAAQQGGYEIPARLRTLHNLVIQYAGQGRYEVAVPLCRQALEDLERSSGHCHPDVATMLNILALVYRDQNKYKEATDLLHDALQIREQTMGPEHPAVAATLNNLAVLYGKRGRYREAEPLCQRALEIREKVLGADHPDVAKQLNNLALLCQNQGKFEEMEQHYARALSIYEALGGPHDPNVAKTKNNLALAYLKQNKYQQAEELYKEILSREHLPAPLDAAGDAGQVRVDLALASRVGMGTGWGMGLTDVPWPPQVRRRSSSLSAKLRESIRRGSEKLVSRFRSEGATAAAGMKRAVSLNTLYMDGARAARTQVRGRQGTQAKDGRGAMLTGPEARGGRGQAGIRNQGSVGWKGPKDTRMGFTWGWR
- the KLC3 gene encoding kinesin light chain 3 isoform X1 codes for the protein MSVQVAAPGSMGLGPEPLSPEELVRQTRQVVQGLEALRAEHRGLAGHLAEALAGPGLVAGTELLEEKQQVVSHSLEAIELGLGEAQVLLALSAHVGALEAEKQRLRAQARRLAQENAWLREELEETQRRLRTSEEAVAQLEEEKGHLEFLGQLRQYDPPAESQQPESPPRRDSLASLFPSEEEERKGPEVAGAAAAQQGGYEIPARLRTLHNLVIQYAGQGRYEVAVPLCRQALEDLERSSGHCHPDVATMLNILALVYRDQNKYKEATDLLHDALQIREQTMGPEHPAVAATLNNLAVLYGKRGRYREAEPLCQRALEIREKVLGADHPDVAKQLNNLALLCQNQGKFEEMEQHYARALSIYEALGGPHDPNVAKTKNNLALAYLKQNKYQQAEELYKEILSREHLPAPLGSPNTDAAGDAGQVRVDLALASRVGMGTGWGMGLTDVPWPPQVRRRSSSLSAKLRESIRRGSEKLVSRFRSEGATAAAGMKRAVSLNTLYMDGARAARTQVRGRQGTQAKDGRGAMLTGPEARGGRGQAGIRNQGSVGWKGPKDTRMGFTWGWR
- the KLC3 gene encoding kinesin light chain 3 isoform X4 translates to MSVQVAAPGSMGLGPEPLSPEELVRQTRQVVQGLEALRAEHRGLAGHLAEALAGPGLVAGTELLEEKQQVVSHSLEAIELGLGEAQVLLALSAHVGALEAEKQRLRAQARRLAQENAWLREELEETQRRLRTSEEAVAQLEEEKGHLEFLGQLRQYDPPAESQQPESPPRRDSLASLFPSEEEERKGPEVAGAAAAQQGGYEIPARLRTLHNLVIQYAGQGRYEVAVPLCRQALEDLERSSGHCHPDVATMLNILALVYRDQNKYKEATDLLHDALQIREQTMGPEHPAVAATLNNLAVLYGKRGRYREAEPLCQRALEIREKVLGADHPDVAKQLNNLALLCQNQGKFEEMEQHYARALSIYEALGGPHDPNVAKTKNNLALAYLKQNKYQQAEELYKEILSREHLPAPLGSPNTDAAGDAGQVRVDLALASRVGMGTGWGMGLTDVPWPPQVRRRSSSLSAKLRESIRRGSEKLVSRFRSEGATAAAGMKRAVSLNTLYMDGARAARTQLPSRHLSQASRTLSTSTQDLGPR
- the KLC3 gene encoding kinesin light chain 3 isoform X3, encoding MSVQVAAPGSMGLGPEPLSPEELVRQTRQVVQGLEALRAEHRGLAGHLAEALAGPGLVAGTELLEEKQQVVSHSLEAIELGLGEAQVLLALSAHVGALEAEKQRLRAQARRLAQENAWLREELEETQRRLRTSEEAVAQLEEEKGHLEFLGQLRQYDPPAESQQPESPPRRDSLASLFPSEEEERKGPEVAGAAAAQQGGYEIPARLRTLHNLVIQYAGQGRYEVAVPLCRQALEDLERSSGHCHPDVATMLNILALVYRDQNKYKEATDLLHDALQIREQTMGPEHPAVAATLNNLAVLYGKRGRYREAEPLCQRALEIREKVLGADHPDVAKQLNNLALLCQNQGKFEEMEQHYARALSIYEALGGPHDPNVAKTKNNLALAYLKQNKYQQAEELYKEILSREHLPAPLGSPNTDAAGDAGQVRRRSSSLSAKLRESIRRGSEKLVSRFRSEGATAAAGMKRAVSLNTLYMDGARAARTQVRGRQGTQAKDGRGAMLTGPEARGGRGQAGIRNQGSVGWKGPKDTRMGFTWGWR
- the KLC3 gene encoding kinesin light chain 3 isoform X5, with product MSVQVAAPGSMGLGPEPLSPEELVRQTRQVVQGLEALRAEHRGLAGHLAEALAGPGLVAGTELLEEKQQVVSHSLEAIELGLGEAQVLLALSAHVGALEAEKQRLRAQARRLAQENAWLREELEETQRRLRTSEEAVAQLEEEKGHLEFLGQLRQYDPPAESQQPESPPRRDSLASLFPSEEEERKGPEVAGAAAAQQGGYEIPARLRTLHNLVIQYAGQGRYEVAVPLCRQALEDLERSSGHCHPDVATMLNILALVYRDQNKYKEATDLLHDALQIREQTMGPEHPAVAATLNNLAVLYGKRGRYREAEPLCQRALEIREKVLGADHPDVAKQLNNLALLCQNQGKFEEMEQHYARALSIYEALGGPHDPNVAKTKNNLALAYLKQNKYQQAEELYKEILSREHLPAPLDAAGDAGQVRRRSSSLSAKLRESIRRGSEKLVSRFRSEGATAAAGMKRAVSLNTLYMDGARAARTQVRGRQGTQAKDGRGAMLTGPEARGGRGQAGIRNQGSVGWKGPKDTRMGFTWGWR